A single window of Granulicella cerasi DNA harbors:
- a CDS encoding carboxylesterase/lipase family protein: MSTRRQFLLQGAAASLLFTRTGWAAATDAVEVSTPLGRLRGERMASGVRAFRGVPFAQPPVGDARFRAALPMKPWSGVRDATRFGAASLQPYDRGIAQSEDCLYLNVWAPETKQPAPVFVWVHGGGFTGGNSFAPIWEGEQFAQAGIVCITVAYRLGALGFLDVSSLLGKEYEGSANHGLGDVVAALEWVQQNIAAFGGDPTRVTLGGESAGAKLTDLLLGSDAPASLFSQAISESGGADRTWTSADAATFAQAYGKLWTDKTGTPVTAMKTADARQLIDVQDSIEKSYPRHFPFRSELAAPLFKRWPLQAMRAGTSAGPKKQRRLLLGTNRDESALFLGPHPEKPITSANLGNVPLDVFKPIEQRYAELYPDMPADLRRIRSVTAEEYWIPSLRVADAHVQAGGTAFVYRFDFPASGHFAGETPHASDLGYVWNHLGGAKEGNEAARAMAVQMHAAWASFILGHEPAAPGLPAWPRYNLQTRPTMLLNAESRVENAPLAPEFALWNGLLEQR, translated from the coding sequence ATGTCGACACGCCGCCAGTTTCTGCTGCAAGGTGCAGCCGCTTCGCTCCTGTTCACGCGCACCGGATGGGCTGCGGCGACGGACGCCGTCGAGGTCTCCACGCCGCTGGGACGCTTGCGCGGAGAGCGCATGGCGAGCGGCGTTCGCGCGTTTCGCGGAGTGCCTTTTGCGCAGCCGCCGGTAGGGGATGCGCGCTTTCGTGCAGCGTTGCCGATGAAGCCCTGGAGCGGTGTGCGCGATGCCACGCGCTTCGGAGCTGCGTCTCTGCAACCGTATGACCGCGGCATCGCGCAGAGCGAAGACTGCCTCTACCTGAACGTGTGGGCGCCGGAGACGAAGCAGCCCGCGCCGGTGTTCGTGTGGGTGCATGGTGGCGGCTTTACGGGCGGCAACTCGTTCGCGCCGATCTGGGAGGGCGAGCAGTTCGCGCAGGCGGGCATCGTGTGCATCACGGTGGCGTATCGCCTCGGCGCGCTGGGCTTTCTTGATGTGTCCTCGCTGCTGGGCAAGGAGTACGAAGGCAGCGCGAACCACGGCCTCGGCGACGTAGTCGCGGCGCTTGAGTGGGTACAGCAGAACATCGCAGCGTTTGGCGGCGACCCCACGCGGGTTACGCTGGGCGGAGAGAGTGCGGGCGCGAAGCTCACGGATCTTCTGCTCGGCAGCGATGCGCCTGCGTCGTTGTTCTCTCAGGCGATCAGCGAGAGCGGTGGCGCGGACCGCACCTGGACCTCGGCCGATGCCGCGACGTTCGCGCAGGCCTACGGCAAGCTGTGGACGGACAAGACAGGCACACCCGTCACCGCGATGAAGACCGCCGACGCGCGCCAACTCATCGACGTGCAGGACAGCATCGAGAAGAGTTATCCGCGGCATTTTCCGTTCCGCTCCGAGCTGGCCGCGCCGCTCTTCAAGCGCTGGCCGTTGCAGGCGATGCGTGCAGGAACGTCAGCGGGACCTAAGAAGCAACGGCGCTTGTTGCTCGGCACGAACCGCGACGAAAGCGCGCTGTTCCTCGGGCCGCACCCGGAAAAGCCCATCACGTCCGCGAACCTCGGCAATGTGCCGCTGGACGTCTTCAAGCCGATCGAGCAGCGCTATGCCGAGCTCTACCCGGACATGCCGGCGGACCTGCGGCGCATTCGCAGCGTGACGGCGGAGGAGTATTGGATTCCATCACTGCGTGTTGCCGATGCGCATGTGCAGGCTGGCGGAACAGCGTTTGTGTATCGCTTCGACTTTCCGGCGAGCGGACACTTCGCCGGAGAGACGCCCCACGCCAGCGACCTCGGCTATGTGTGGAACCATCTGGGCGGCGCGAAGGAAGGCAACGAGGCGGCGCGCGCGATGGCCGTGCAGATGCATGCGGCGTGGGCCAGCTTCATTCTGGGGCACGAGCCTGCGGCACCGGGCCTGCCTGCGTGGCCGCGTTATAACCTGCAGACGCGTCCGACGATGTTGCTGAACGCGGAGAGTCGCGTGGAGAATGCTCCGCTGGCGCCGGAGTTCGCGCTCTGGAACGGCTTGCTCGAGCAACGCTAA